In one Sphingobium sp. MI1205 genomic region, the following are encoded:
- a CDS encoding glycosyltransferase family 2 protein translates to MTDGKAIWIAIPTFRRPAELRHLLETLASIIDRSDVMLLIADNDGDAQQGGAVLQALKLEGYPLPLTLLPVPEPGLCAVRNAIFATAMADPMMRFIAMIDDDEWPQQGWLDALLACQAQVAADVVAGPVDFHFTGKPPRWALQTLVFRPEQRAWGATGMLWASNNLLVSRRALGLISHPWFDMRFNRSGGEDLDFLARLREAGARFAWAPQARVSEWVPAERAKLSWVLKRMWRIGFSETLTRRKQNPGMAGQMMLLGRTLGILTVRTAGLAMMMLPGARRVDIAGQWIKCWGRLYALSGGAHSHYGAL, encoded by the coding sequence ATGACGGATGGCAAGGCGATCTGGATCGCCATACCGACCTTCAGGCGGCCGGCCGAATTGCGACACCTTCTGGAAACACTAGCGTCCATTATCGACCGAAGCGACGTCATGCTGCTGATCGCCGACAATGACGGCGACGCGCAGCAGGGCGGGGCCGTTTTGCAGGCGTTAAAGCTGGAAGGCTATCCGCTTCCCCTCACCTTACTGCCCGTGCCAGAGCCCGGTCTGTGCGCCGTTCGAAACGCCATATTCGCCACGGCCATGGCCGATCCCATGATGCGCTTCATTGCAATGATCGATGATGATGAATGGCCGCAGCAGGGCTGGCTGGACGCTCTGCTTGCCTGTCAGGCGCAGGTTGCGGCCGACGTAGTGGCAGGCCCTGTGGATTTCCATTTCACCGGCAAGCCTCCGCGGTGGGCGTTGCAGACCCTGGTGTTCCGGCCGGAGCAACGCGCCTGGGGTGCCACCGGAATGCTGTGGGCAAGCAATAACCTGCTGGTGAGCCGTCGGGCGCTGGGATTGATCAGCCATCCGTGGTTCGACATGCGCTTCAACCGCAGCGGCGGCGAGGACCTTGATTTCCTCGCGCGCCTCCGGGAAGCGGGAGCTCGCTTCGCCTGGGCTCCCCAAGCGCGGGTGAGCGAATGGGTGCCAGCCGAGCGTGCGAAGCTGTCCTGGGTGTTGAAACGCATGTGGCGGATCGGCTTCAGCGAGACTCTCACACGGCGCAAGCAGAATCCCGGAATGGCTGGGCAGATGATGTTGCTTGGTCGAACCCTCGGCATCCTCACGGTTCGAACCGCTGGCCTTGCAATGATGATGCTGCCCGGCGCACGCCGAGTGGACATAGCCGGGCAGTGGATCAAATGCTGGGGGCGCCTCTATGCCCTGTCAGGCGGCGCCCACAGCCATTATGGCGCGCTATAG
- a CDS encoding glycoside hydrolase family 16 protein, with translation MAVPIISAGEGQQFQLKLRETPWGGLQGQSFATITATSNVAPTAKATASFRQPRTFATTGTLQFELKKETHKRSPDGGWNRWATSLSHGRTQVANGETGLYLDSSLFPGVEGPVYWGTQGLVLHSQKLKSPIYHEGQNWYYGASVLDGRNFLASQIGYGQYEWEARMPNRRGSWPAFWLISTSGWPPEIDVYEGFGYQSYWDFDRHAGQAIHGGSGGTRSFQRGVAIQTEQAYGLKGYSQSFHRFAVDIQRDYITWFVDGVETYQSVNPFQGHRWYPIMDVAVKTTGSYDDGSGDMIIKSFRIYSAP, from the coding sequence GTGGCAGTCCCGATCATCAGCGCGGGTGAGGGCCAGCAGTTTCAGCTGAAGCTACGCGAAACGCCATGGGGTGGTTTGCAGGGACAGTCTTTTGCCACCATAACCGCGACAAGCAATGTCGCGCCTACCGCCAAGGCTACGGCGTCATTTCGCCAGCCGCGTACCTTTGCGACGACCGGCACACTTCAGTTCGAGTTGAAGAAGGAAACGCACAAGCGTTCTCCTGATGGCGGATGGAACCGTTGGGCGACCTCCCTGTCGCATGGCCGTACCCAGGTCGCCAATGGCGAAACGGGCCTGTATCTCGATTCCAGCCTCTTTCCAGGCGTTGAAGGCCCGGTATATTGGGGCACGCAAGGCCTCGTGCTGCATAGCCAGAAACTCAAGTCGCCCATCTATCATGAAGGGCAGAATTGGTATTATGGCGCGTCGGTGCTTGACGGCCGCAACTTTCTGGCGTCCCAGATCGGCTACGGCCAATATGAGTGGGAAGCCAGGATGCCCAACCGCCGCGGATCCTGGCCCGCCTTCTGGCTAATCTCGACCAGCGGCTGGCCGCCGGAAATCGATGTCTATGAGGGCTTCGGCTATCAAAGCTATTGGGATTTCGACCGTCATGCCGGCCAGGCTATCCACGGCGGTTCGGGCGGAACGCGTAGTTTTCAGCGGGGCGTCGCGATCCAGACCGAACAAGCCTATGGGCTGAAAGGCTATTCGCAGAGCTTTCATCGTTTCGCCGTGGATATCCAGCGCGACTATATTACCTGGTTCGTCGATGGGGTGGAGACTTACCAATCAGTCAATCCGTTCCAAGGTCATCGCTGGTATCCGATTATGGATGTGGCGGTGAAAACGACCGGCAGTTACGATGATGGTTCTGGCGACATGATCATCAAGAGCTTCCGCATCTATAGCGCGCCATAA
- a CDS encoding UDP-glucose dehydrogenase family protein — translation MRIVMIGSGYVGLVSGACLADFGHDVICVDKDAAKIAVLSEGGVPIYEPGLADLIARNVKTGRLTFTTNVAASVAQADVVFIAVGTPARRGDGHADLSYVYDAAREIASALTNFTVVVTKSTVPVGTGDEVDRIIRETNPRAQFAVASNPEFLREGAAIQDFKRPDRIVIGIEDDRARPVMEEVYRPLYLNQAPIQFTGRRTSELIKYAANAFLAMKITYINEIAELCEHVGADVQQVARGIGLDNRIGSKFLHAGPGYGGSCFPKDTVALVKTAEDAGAPIRLIEATVAINESRKRAMARKVLAVCNGSVRGKTIAVLGLTFKPNTDDMRDAPSLSIIQALQDGGAQVRAYDPEGMDAARTMLRDVEFCTSPYVAAQGASAVVIVTEWDALRALDLPRLRSLMGGDGLVDLRNIYRFEDAEAAGFTYVSVGRGAVPEPQPLIQAAE, via the coding sequence ATGCGGATCGTGATGATCGGATCGGGCTATGTCGGATTGGTTTCTGGCGCTTGCCTTGCGGACTTCGGCCATGATGTCATCTGTGTCGACAAGGATGCGGCAAAGATCGCTGTACTAAGTGAAGGCGGGGTGCCGATCTACGAGCCTGGCTTGGCCGACCTTATTGCACGGAATGTTAAGACGGGGCGGTTGACGTTCACCACGAATGTTGCGGCGTCGGTGGCGCAGGCTGACGTCGTCTTTATCGCGGTCGGAACGCCCGCGCGCCGTGGCGACGGTCATGCCGACCTGAGCTATGTCTATGATGCTGCGCGGGAGATTGCTTCTGCCCTGACGAACTTCACCGTGGTCGTGACCAAATCCACCGTGCCGGTGGGCACCGGCGACGAGGTTGATCGGATCATCCGCGAAACGAACCCGCGCGCGCAGTTCGCAGTGGCTTCCAACCCGGAATTTTTGCGGGAGGGCGCGGCGATCCAGGATTTCAAGCGGCCTGACCGCATTGTTATCGGCATAGAAGATGATCGCGCGCGTCCGGTTATGGAAGAGGTCTATCGCCCGCTCTACCTGAACCAGGCACCGATTCAGTTCACCGGTCGCCGCACCAGTGAACTGATCAAATATGCAGCCAATGCATTCTTGGCAATGAAGATCACCTACATCAACGAGATCGCGGAATTGTGCGAGCATGTCGGCGCTGACGTGCAGCAGGTTGCCCGCGGCATTGGTCTCGACAACCGGATCGGATCGAAATTCCTGCACGCGGGACCGGGCTACGGCGGTTCCTGCTTCCCGAAGGATACGGTGGCGCTAGTAAAAACGGCAGAAGATGCAGGCGCGCCGATCCGCCTCATCGAAGCCACGGTGGCCATTAACGAAAGCCGCAAGCGCGCCATGGCCCGCAAGGTGCTTGCAGTGTGCAATGGCTCCGTCCGAGGCAAGACCATCGCGGTGCTGGGCCTTACCTTCAAGCCTAACACTGACGACATGCGTGACGCGCCATCGCTTTCGATCATCCAGGCGCTTCAGGACGGCGGCGCACAGGTGCGTGCTTATGACCCAGAGGGTATGGATGCGGCACGGACGATGCTGCGAGACGTTGAATTCTGCACCAGCCCTTATGTAGCCGCACAGGGTGCGTCCGCGGTGGTGATCGTCACCGAGTGGGACGCGCTTCGTGCATTAGACCTGCCGCGGCTGCGGTCGTTGATGGGCGGGGATGGTCTGGTCGATCTTCGCAACATTTACCGTTTCGAGGATGCAGAAGCCGCTGGCTTCACCTATGTCAGCGTCGGCCGTGGCGCGGTACCCGAACCACAACCGTTGATCCAGGCGGCCGAATAA
- a CDS encoding competence/damage-inducible protein A, which yields MPAPERIWTAALIVIGDEILSGRTQDKNVAQIASWLNVQGIRLREVRVVADESDAIVEAVNTLRARNDYLFTTGGIGPTHDDITVDAIAMALGVEVEIHPQAREMLQGYYETRGGLTDARLRMARVPAGSDLIENRMSGAPGIRHGNIFIMAGVPHITAGMLDMLTGTLEGGRPVLSAQIGCWVAESEIADMLAATERAYEDCQIGSYPFFREGKTGANFVIRSTDPASLECCVAELSARLEQGGWPVVAGGI from the coding sequence ATGCCAGCCCCTGAACGTATTTGGACTGCCGCGCTGATCGTGATCGGAGACGAGATTCTGTCCGGCCGCACGCAGGACAAGAATGTCGCCCAGATCGCGTCCTGGCTGAATGTGCAAGGTATCCGCCTGCGCGAGGTGCGCGTGGTCGCTGACGAAAGCGACGCGATCGTGGAGGCGGTGAACACCCTTCGCGCGCGGAATGATTATCTCTTCACAACCGGCGGCATCGGGCCGACCCATGATGATATCACTGTCGATGCGATTGCCATGGCACTTGGCGTGGAGGTGGAGATACATCCGCAGGCCCGCGAGATGCTGCAAGGCTATTATGAAACACGGGGCGGGTTGACCGATGCCCGGTTGCGCATGGCGAGAGTGCCGGCAGGTTCGGACCTTATCGAGAACCGCATGTCCGGCGCTCCGGGTATTCGCCACGGCAATATCTTCATCATGGCGGGCGTCCCGCATATCACTGCGGGCATGCTCGACATGCTGACAGGCACCCTGGAAGGGGGAAGGCCGGTTCTGTCCGCGCAGATCGGCTGCTGGGTCGCGGAAAGCGAGATCGCAGACATGTTGGCCGCGACCGAGCGCGCGTATGAAGACTGCCAGATCGGCAGCTATCCGTTTTTCCGCGAGGGGAAGACGGGCGCGAACTTTGTGATCCGTTCGACTGATCCGGCATCGTTGGAATGCTGCGTAGCGGAACTGAGCGCGCGGCTTGAGCAAGGAGGATGGCCGGTAGTGGCGGGGGGGATTTGA
- the map gene encoding type I methionyl aminopeptidase, producing the protein MTEYMTMTADAPISRSTAIKLYDAAGFEGMRKAGRLAAKILDALVPHVVPGATTGELDDIVRRMTLDGGGVPATLGYRGYTHSCCISLNNVICHGIPGDQKLKDGDILNIDVTPLVDGWHGDTSRMYIVGETSIKARRLIEVTYECLMLGIEEAKPGNHLGDIGHAIQKHAEKHRYGVVRDFCGHGLGRVFHDSPEVVHVGRPGTGPELRPGMFFTIEPMINIGKPGVKMMEDGWTAVTRDRTLSAQFEHSIGITETGCEIFTKSPVGLDAPPYRTSLQIA; encoded by the coding sequence ATGACTGAATATATGACGATGACGGCGGACGCGCCAATTTCGCGATCGACTGCGATAAAGCTGTATGACGCGGCCGGGTTTGAAGGCATGCGCAAGGCAGGACGGTTGGCTGCGAAGATATTGGACGCACTGGTTCCGCATGTGGTGCCAGGGGCAACCACTGGCGAACTGGACGATATCGTGCGCCGAATGACGCTGGACGGCGGCGGCGTGCCTGCGACGCTCGGCTATCGTGGCTATACGCATAGCTGCTGCATTTCGCTGAACAACGTCATCTGCCACGGCATTCCGGGCGACCAGAAATTGAAAGACGGCGATATCCTGAACATCGACGTGACGCCGCTTGTTGATGGCTGGCACGGCGATACCAGTCGCATGTATATCGTTGGAGAAACATCCATCAAGGCACGGCGATTGATTGAGGTCACCTATGAATGCCTGATGCTGGGCATCGAGGAGGCCAAGCCAGGCAATCATCTAGGCGACATTGGCCACGCCATTCAAAAGCATGCGGAGAAGCATCGCTACGGCGTGGTCCGCGACTTTTGCGGGCATGGACTGGGCCGAGTCTTTCATGACAGCCCAGAAGTGGTTCATGTTGGACGTCCGGGTACAGGACCGGAACTGCGCCCGGGCATGTTCTTCACCATTGAGCCCATGATCAACATCGGCAAGCCGGGGGTGAAGATGATGGAGGATGGCTGGACCGCCGTCACCCGCGATCGCACATTATCCGCACAGTTCGAACACAGTATCGGCATCACCGAGACCGGCTGCGAGATCTTTACCAAGAGCCCGGTCGGACTTGACGCCCCGCCATATCGAACCAGCCTCCAAATTGCCTAA
- a CDS encoding P-II family nitrogen regulator, which translates to MKKIEAIIKPFKLDEVKEALHEVGVSGITVTEAKGFGRQKGHTELYRGAEYVVDFLPKVKLEVVVDDSLAERVVEAISAAAQTGRIGDGKIFITSIEGAVRIRTGERDSDAI; encoded by the coding sequence ATGAAAAAGATCGAAGCGATCATCAAGCCGTTCAAGCTCGACGAGGTGAAGGAAGCACTTCACGAGGTGGGCGTGTCCGGCATCACAGTCACAGAGGCTAAGGGGTTTGGCCGCCAAAAGGGCCATACCGAACTTTATCGGGGCGCCGAGTATGTCGTTGATTTTCTGCCCAAGGTGAAGCTGGAGGTCGTCGTCGATGACTCGCTGGCCGAACGCGTGGTGGAGGCAATCTCGGCCGCCGCGCAGACGGGCCGGATAGGTGACGGCAAGATCTTCATTACATCGATCGAGGGCGCAGTCCGTATCCGCACCGGCGAACGCGATAGCGACGCAATCTGA
- the glnA gene encoding type I glutamate--ammonia ligase: MANTPKDILKMIEEKEIEWVDVRFTDPKGKWQHLTMVASVLGEDELTQGLMFDGSSIEGWKTINESDMILKPDLDAVYVDPFSATPMLILFCDIVEPDTGELYARDPRSTAKRAEAFVKSAGFGDTVYVGPEAEFFMFDDVRFENDYSQSYFKIDDIELPTNTGKEYEGGNLGHRPRAKGGYFPVAPVDPATDIRAEMVTTMLEMGLPCDKHHHEVAAAQHELGLTFGTLVQTADRMQIYKYVVWNVAQAYGKTATFMPKPIAQDNGSGMHTHMSIWDGGKPLFAGEGYAGLSDMCLYFIGGVIKHAKALNAFTNPTTNSYKRLVPGFEAPVLLAYSARNRSASCRIPYGAGAKAKRVEFRFPDAMANPYLCYSALLMAGLDGIENKIHPGAAMDKNLYDLPPEELSQVPTVCASLREALDSLAADHDFLLKGDVFTKDQIEAYMELKWPEVYRWEMAPSPVEFDMYYSS, translated from the coding sequence ATGGCCAACACGCCAAAAGACATCCTGAAGATGATCGAAGAAAAGGAGATCGAGTGGGTCGATGTCCGTTTCACCGATCCCAAGGGCAAGTGGCAGCACCTGACCATGGTCGCTTCGGTGCTGGGCGAGGATGAACTGACCCAAGGCCTGATGTTCGACGGTTCGTCGATTGAAGGTTGGAAGACGATCAACGAATCGGACATGATCCTGAAGCCCGACCTGGATGCGGTTTATGTCGATCCGTTCAGCGCCACCCCGATGCTGATCCTGTTCTGCGACATCGTGGAACCCGACACGGGCGAACTCTACGCCCGCGACCCACGCTCGACCGCCAAGCGCGCTGAAGCTTTCGTCAAGTCCGCTGGCTTCGGCGACACCGTCTATGTCGGTCCAGAAGCTGAATTCTTCATGTTCGACGACGTGCGCTTTGAGAATGATTACTCGCAGAGCTATTTCAAGATCGACGACATTGAACTGCCGACCAACACCGGCAAGGAATATGAAGGCGGCAATCTGGGCCACCGCCCGCGCGCCAAGGGCGGTTATTTTCCCGTCGCGCCAGTCGATCCGGCCACCGACATCCGCGCCGAGATGGTTACGACCATGCTTGAAATGGGCTTGCCCTGCGACAAGCATCATCATGAAGTCGCCGCCGCTCAGCACGAACTGGGCCTGACCTTCGGCACGCTGGTCCAGACCGCTGACCGCATGCAGATCTACAAATATGTCGTGTGGAACGTCGCGCAGGCCTACGGCAAGACCGCAACCTTCATGCCGAAGCCGATCGCACAGGATAACGGTTCGGGCATGCACACCCATATGTCGATCTGGGATGGCGGTAAGCCACTGTTCGCAGGCGAAGGCTATGCTGGCCTGTCGGATATGTGCCTCTACTTCATCGGCGGCGTGATCAAGCATGCCAAGGCGCTGAACGCGTTCACGAACCCGACCACCAACAGCTACAAGCGTCTGGTCCCGGGCTTCGAAGCTCCGGTTCTGCTGGCTTATTCGGCCCGCAACCGTTCAGCTTCCTGCCGTATTCCCTACGGTGCGGGAGCCAAGGCGAAGCGCGTCGAATTCCGTTTCCCCGACGCGATGGCCAACCCCTATCTCTGCTATTCGGCTCTGCTGATGGCGGGTCTGGACGGCATCGAAAACAAGATTCATCCGGGCGCTGCGATGGACAAGAACCTGTACGATCTTCCGCCGGAAGAGCTGAGCCAGGTACCAACCGTCTGCGCCTCGCTGCGTGAAGCGCTGGACTCGCTGGCTGCAGATCATGATTTCCTTCTGAAGGGCGATGTATTCACCAAGGACCAGATCGAAGCCTATATGGAACTGAAGTGGCCGGAAGTGTATCGCTGGGAAATGGCTCCCTCGCCGGTCGAATTTGACATGTACTACAGCTCCTGA
- a CDS encoding histidine phosphotransferase family protein: MTNPTDSIEFASLLCSRLCHDLLSPVGALNNGLELMADETDPEMRQRCLDLLADSAKTSANKLKFFRLAFGSAGGFGDAVPTHEARVAIEGMFSGAGRVKIGWLVEDDMLDKLPVKVLLNLALIAGDALVRGGQLDIGAEKRPGVTEIVVRAEGPRLVLDPDLRAALAGTLSSEGLASRTAAAWMVRSLVTNAGGDIALSPAGEPVLLFGASIPDRG, from the coding sequence ATGACCAATCCGACCGACAGCATCGAATTTGCCAGCTTGCTCTGTTCGCGCCTCTGTCACGACCTGTTAAGTCCGGTGGGCGCGCTCAACAACGGTCTGGAACTGATGGCGGATGAGACCGATCCTGAAATGCGTCAACGGTGTCTTGATCTGCTAGCGGATAGTGCCAAGACCTCCGCCAATAAGCTCAAATTCTTCCGTTTGGCGTTCGGCTCGGCGGGCGGCTTTGGCGACGCTGTGCCAACGCATGAAGCGCGCGTGGCGATCGAGGGCATGTTCTCGGGTGCGGGCCGGGTAAAGATCGGCTGGTTGGTCGAGGACGACATGCTCGACAAGCTGCCGGTGAAGGTATTGCTGAACCTTGCCTTGATCGCGGGCGACGCGCTGGTACGCGGCGGACAATTGGATATCGGCGCCGAAAAGCGGCCGGGCGTGACGGAAATCGTTGTGCGCGCCGAAGGTCCCAGGTTGGTGCTCGACCCGGATTTGCGCGCTGCGCTTGCGGGGACCCTGTCATCAGAGGGCTTGGCGTCGCGCACCGCGGCCGCCTGGATGGTGCGCAGCTTGGTGACCAACGCTGGCGGTGATATTGCCCTTTCCCCAGCGGGCGAGCCTGTGTTGCTTTTTGGCGCTTCCATTCCCGATCGGGGCTAA
- a CDS encoding M67 family metallopeptidase, producing MRVHISRSLLDQILSLAAADHREICGLLLGDPGWIHEICPAANVAADPARHFELDPRTLLAAHKSARAGGPAVLGHYHSHPGGRPEPSSTDAACAAPDGSLWLIIGGGDARLWVATGIKGDKTAFIGAVLDIM from the coding sequence ATGAGGGTGCACATTTCAAGGTCGCTGCTGGACCAGATACTGTCCTTGGCGGCTGCGGATCATCGTGAGATATGCGGGCTACTGCTGGGGGATCCGGGCTGGATACACGAGATCTGCCCCGCTGCCAACGTGGCTGCTGATCCGGCGCGGCATTTTGAACTGGACCCCCGAACGCTTCTTGCCGCTCACAAGTCTGCCCGCGCTGGGGGGCCAGCTGTCCTTGGTCATTACCACTCGCATCCCGGCGGCCGCCCTGAGCCGTCTTCGACCGACGCTGCCTGCGCTGCGCCTGATGGTAGCCTTTGGCTGATAATAGGTGGGGGTGATGCGCGGCTTTGGGTCGCCACTGGAATCAAGGGAGACAAGACGGCCTTTATTGGCGCAGTGCTCGACATCATGTGA
- a CDS encoding RluA family pseudouridine synthase, which produces MGSGDSIIETTIGEAQHGQRLDKALADLLPELSRERLKNLIVEGRVLAEGRTLNPSMKVLSGHVFTVTVPAPVEAEAAAQDIPLNIVHEDADLIVVDKPAGLVVHPAAGNLDGTLVNALLYHCRGHLSGIGGVARPGIVHRIDKDTSGLLVVAKSDKAHEGLAQQFKAHSIDRLYAAVVYGIPSIAAGTIDTWIGRSDSDRKKMAVQREGRGKHAVTHYRVTDRFRGAALVECRLETGRTHQVRIHMAHLGHPLIGDPVYGRERKGFKSILETLGFKRQALHAKRLGFIHPVTGQKLSFDSALPADMQELLSELLV; this is translated from the coding sequence ATGGGTTCGGGGGATTCCATCATCGAAACGACGATTGGCGAGGCGCAGCATGGACAGCGGCTCGACAAGGCGCTTGCCGATCTGTTGCCAGAGCTTTCGCGCGAACGGCTGAAGAACCTGATTGTCGAGGGCCGGGTGTTGGCAGAGGGTCGCACTCTCAATCCGTCCATGAAAGTCCTGTCGGGGCACGTTTTCACTGTCACGGTGCCCGCGCCTGTCGAGGCCGAGGCCGCAGCGCAAGATATCCCGCTCAACATCGTACATGAAGATGCCGATCTCATCGTTGTGGATAAGCCCGCGGGACTGGTCGTGCACCCCGCAGCCGGTAACCTTGATGGAACGCTGGTCAATGCCCTGCTTTACCATTGCCGGGGCCATCTGTCTGGAATTGGCGGCGTCGCTCGGCCCGGCATCGTCCATCGCATCGACAAGGATACTTCTGGCCTTCTGGTTGTTGCTAAATCTGACAAGGCTCATGAAGGGCTGGCTCAACAGTTCAAGGCGCACAGCATCGACAGACTCTATGCGGCGGTGGTGTATGGCATACCCTCGATAGCTGCCGGAACGATCGATACTTGGATCGGGCGGTCTGACTCCGACCGCAAGAAGATGGCGGTACAGCGAGAAGGACGTGGCAAACACGCCGTCACCCATTATCGTGTTACAGATCGGTTTCGCGGCGCGGCGTTGGTGGAATGTCGGCTCGAAACTGGACGCACCCACCAGGTACGCATCCATATGGCACATCTTGGCCACCCCTTGATCGGGGATCCTGTTTACGGTAGAGAAAGAAAAGGTTTCAAATCAATACTGGAAACGCTAGGTTTCAAAAGGCAGGCATTGCACGCAAAACGGCTCGGGTTCATACACCCGGTAACGGGGCAAAAACTCAGCTTTGACAGCGCACTCCCTGCCGATATGCAGGAACTGTTAAGCGAGCTTCTCGTATAG
- the rpoH gene encoding RNA polymerase sigma factor RpoH encodes MANKSNVPAVPTLGGEASLNRYLSEIRKFPILTPEQEYMLAKRYAEHQDPEAAAQLVTSHLRLVAKIAMGYRGYGLPVSELISEGNIGLMQGVKKFEPDRGFRLATYAMWWIRASIQEFILRSWSLVKMGTTAAQKKLFFNLRRMKNNIEAFEDGDLHPDDVKKIATDLGVSEEDVVSMNRRMAMGGDTSLNVPMREDGEGQWQDWLADTDPLQDERVADEQEKTMRHDMLVEAMDDLNDREKHILAERRLAEEPKTLEELSQVYGVSRERVRQIEVRAFEKLQKAMMRIAGDRIGKMRLALA; translated from the coding sequence ATGGCTAATAAAAGCAATGTCCCCGCGGTGCCAACGCTGGGCGGCGAAGCCAGCCTCAACCGCTATCTCTCGGAAATTCGCAAGTTTCCGATCTTGACGCCCGAGCAGGAATATATGCTCGCCAAGCGTTATGCTGAACATCAGGATCCTGAAGCGGCGGCTCAACTGGTGACTTCGCATCTGCGCCTGGTGGCAAAGATCGCCATGGGTTATCGCGGCTATGGCCTGCCGGTCAGTGAACTGATCAGCGAAGGCAATATCGGCCTGATGCAAGGGGTTAAGAAATTCGAGCCGGATCGCGGGTTCCGCTTGGCCACCTACGCCATGTGGTGGATTCGCGCGTCGATTCAGGAATTCATTCTTCGCAGCTGGTCGCTCGTGAAAATGGGCACCACCGCCGCGCAAAAGAAGCTGTTCTTCAACCTGCGCCGGATGAAGAACAACATCGAAGCGTTCGAGGACGGTGATTTGCACCCCGATGACGTCAAGAAGATCGCAACCGATCTCGGCGTCTCCGAAGAGGATGTGGTCTCAATGAATCGCCGCATGGCGATGGGCGGCGACACATCGCTCAACGTACCGATGCGCGAGGATGGCGAGGGCCAGTGGCAGGATTGGCTCGCCGATACTGACCCGCTTCAAGACGAACGGGTCGCGGATGAACAGGAAAAGACAATGCGTCACGACATGCTTGTCGAGGCGATGGACGATCTTAATGATCGGGAGAAACATATTCTGGCCGAACGGCGCCTGGCCGAAGAGCCCAAGACTCTGGAAGAATTGAGCCAAGTCTATGGCGTGTCACGCGAGCGCGTACGTCAGATCGAGGTCCGTGCCTTCGAAAAGCTGCAAAAGGCCATGATGCGCATCGCAGGCGATCGGATCGGTAAGATGCGCCTCGCTCTGGCCTGA
- the mtgA gene encoding monofunctional biosynthetic peptidoglycan transglycosylase: MSRSSAALRHRPRWIRVILKIIGGFVAFSLLLVLVYRFSPPPVTLTMMFDSNGITRDWLSLDEIDPDMARAVIAGEDSRFCSHHGFDAAAIAQAMRHNASGRRIRGGSTISQQTAKNVFLFQGGGFIRKGFEAWFTILIEAIWGKRRIMEVYLNVAETGIGTYGVQAGAMRYFRHGAEQLTPAEAARIAAVLPLPKKRAAVAPRGFTRSYGNSIASRIGVVQRNRLDSCVR, translated from the coding sequence ATGAGCCGTTCCTCTGCCGCACTTCGCCACCGCCCTCGCTGGATCCGCGTGATACTCAAAATCATTGGGGGCTTTGTCGCGTTCTCGCTACTCTTAGTACTTGTTTATCGTTTTTCGCCACCGCCGGTAACGCTGACCATGATGTTCGACTCTAATGGCATCACCAGGGATTGGCTCAGCTTAGACGAAATCGACCCCGATATGGCGCGCGCAGTGATCGCGGGCGAGGACAGCCGCTTTTGCAGCCATCACGGTTTCGATGCTGCCGCGATCGCTCAGGCCATGCGACACAATGCTAGCGGCCGCCGCATCCGAGGCGGATCGACGATCAGCCAGCAAACCGCGAAAAATGTATTCCTGTTTCAGGGTGGCGGCTTCATCCGGAAGGGATTTGAGGCATGGTTCACCATATTGATCGAGGCGATCTGGGGCAAGCGGCGGATAATGGAAGTCTATCTGAACGTCGCGGAAACGGGCATCGGCACCTATGGTGTGCAGGCAGGCGCAATGCGCTATTTCCGTCACGGTGCGGAGCAACTGACCCCAGCCGAAGCAGCCCGGATCGCAGCGGTGCTACCCCTGCCCAAGAAGCGCGCAGCCGTCGCGCCCCGCGGGTTCACCCGGAGCTATGGGAACAGCATCGCATCCCGTATCGGCGTAGTGCAGCGGAATCGCCTGGATAGTTGCGTACGATGA